The Cherax quadricarinatus isolate ZL_2023a chromosome 31, ASM3850222v1, whole genome shotgun sequence genome contains a region encoding:
- the LOC138853470 gene encoding uncharacterized protein: MARVPCCICATSGVEVLLGTEGDFRPFHSSWELFLPAPPFFILFFYFYFLFFLFFLKNKKQRSNLTMAALVHEPTTPGPLLDTSPHSDPALCLDHSLDTSDAPVPLAGAVSSPASGTGASTDSFDLSELHSPLTMLPASPSTVRQFSNRPPISRRTNSGPTPKRQRQSPDDAPSLPSHSARKRLTRQPLPLHSQFRTTQWTKFFTLRPTSSSAYLSDHSIGKALLRHVGRDISFHALKSGMRIVTVQNATQAHDLSLLSNINTTPITIEKHLSLNSCSGTVILPHTIVQQNFQSCGNDIFEQLELQDLPILKVDTYVLPARGRRRYPCNVARLTFDSRELPSSVYVTGHRLQVRKVIPTPQQCRNCWRFGHPAKYCRSMAECPVCGADDHSNTSCSQPPSCLNCNEARPSYSRRCQVYLNEREIRCLKEAEGLPYAMAVTHLRLQGRLPRVSYSRVSKHPPTSGVPSSAASSVVTPPIATTASNPFAVLGSETSRLQLSLFSHLRVLPHKPQYRQDLVRHLIPIAPLLRSPKNPHCSNLLCPFLPFFHLHTLPFQSLYLVLPLSLALLQVWRFTLLLVLCLPPPSPPKFLPLLPPPRFLPLLSPPTLQLQSLTLFPPPLLWYSPLLSQSLLTLLLLSPIWSPIHL, from the exons atggcacgggttccatgctgcatctgcgctactagcggtgttgaggtcctcttgggcacggagggagatttccggccctttcattcctcctgggaactattcctccccgctccccccttttttattctttttttttatttttattttcttttctttcttttttttcttaaaaacaaaaagcaaaggagtaacctaaccatggcagccctagtccatgaacccactacccccgggccccttcttgatacctcaccccattctgaccctgccttgtgtttagaccactctttggacacttctgatgcccctgtacctcttgctggtgctgtttcctcacccgcttcaggtaccggggcttcgactgactccttcgatttgtctgaactccactctcctttgactatgcttccggcttctccctctacggtacggcaattttcgaatcgcccgcccatttcacgccggaccaactccggtcctactcctaaacgccaacgtcaatctcctgatgatgctccttcgttaccttcccattctgctcggaaaagactgacacgtcaaccactccctctccactctcagtttcggaccacacaatggactaaattctttactttaagaccgacttcttcttctgcctacctttctgaccatagtattggcaaagcgctcctgcgtcatgttggtagagatatttcatttcatgctctcaagagcggtatgcgcatcgtcactgtccagaatgctacccaagctcatgatctttctctcctttcgaatatcaatactactcctatcactattgaaaaacatctttctctcaattcttgtagtggtactgtcattctgccccataccatagtccaacagaatttccagtcatgtggcaatgacatttttgaacagctggaactccaggatctcccaatcctcaaagtagacacttatgtccttcctgcccgggggcggagacgttacccttgcaatgtggctcgtttaacttttgacagccgagaactcccgtcctctgtatatgtcacgggacatcggttacaagttcgaaaggtgatacctacaccgcaacaatgtagaaattgctggcgttttggtcacccagcaaaatattgcagatctatggccgaatgcccagtctgtggtgccgacgaccattctaatacatcttgcagtcaacctccatcttgccttaattgtaatgaagctcgcccttcgtactcccgccgttgccag gtctacttaaatgaacgtgaaatccgttgcctcaaagaggcagaaggtctcccttatgctatggcagttactcacctccgcctccaagggagactaccccgtgtttcttattctcgtgtttccaaacatccccccacttctggggtcccatcttctgcagcctcctctgttgttacccctcccatagccactacggcatctaatccttttgctgtccttggctctgagacgtcccgactacaactcagtctgttctcacatcttcgcgtccttcctcacaagccccagtatcgacaagacctcgtacgacacctaataccaatcgcccctctactcagaagtccaaaaaatccacattgctcaaatcttctttgccccttccttcccttcttccacctccacactttacctttccagtctctgtacctagttcttcccctctctctggctctattacaagtgtggagattcaccctcctcctcgtactatgccttccacccccgtcccctcccaagtttctccctcttctgccacctcccaggtttctgcctcttctgtccccccccacacttcaactccagtcccttacactcttccctccccctctactttggtacagtccattactgtcccaatctttactcaccctcctccttctatctccaatatggtctcccatacatctttga